ACATACCGTCAATGGCTGACTGAATCTCCTGAGATGAAAAATCAGAGAGCAATTCATTGAGAGAGTAACACACACCTCTGTGCCTACTAACAAATGATCAAAATTCCCCGGCCTGGAAGAAGTAAACAGGCCTTGAAAGTATCTAgcagtgtaacacccctaactcgtatccgtcgccgaattagggttacgaggcattaccaaataTCAAAATCTCATGCTTAACAAAATTGACCAAATACCATAGGTGAATATAAATATGcatcatgtgtatatatatatatgtatatcctAATTTATCTCACCTAATGATCAAaacaattttcatcatttacaaAAACAACTTACAAAGTaatttatacatcaaaacataGGTCACTAACAAGCCACATCATATGTCAATCAtgttttactaattaaattacattttcaattcaTGCTTCGAAATTCAACCCTTTCATTACCATTTACCTATTCAAATTTCATgtcattcaaatacttaaaatatttgcaaacATATAACAACACATTTCATATCTTTGAACCTATGCCAAAACATCCATTtgtattcatttatttcattaacaaattactaattatgtaaaataagaCAAAACATAGGTAACCTACCCTATTTTAGACAGCAAATATATTCCAATTGAATAAGCATTTACACTAAATAATCATAGGAAACATGTCCTATTTTGGATAGCTTTGaattacaatattcaaacatcattaattcataattattcgaataacaataataacattcTGACAGCATTGATTTGTACAAAAAAGAACAGCATTTAAGCACCAATTTGGACAACATTAAATGGACAGCATTTAAGCAACATTCAGACAACATTTAACCAACATTCGAACGACATTTAACCATCATTCGGACAACATTAGTATGCTCAATTAAGGACAGCATTTAAACAATATTCAGACAACATTTAACCAACATTCAGACAGCATTAGTATGCTTAATTATGGAAAGCTTTTAAACAATATTTGGATAACATTTAACCAACATTCGGACAGCATTAGTATGCTTAATTATGGACAGCATTTAACCAACATTCGGATAGCATTTAACCAACATTCAGACAGTATTAGTTTGCTCAAATATGAACTACATTTAAATAACATTCGGACAGCACCTCGCcatcacataaaccgaattGCCACCATCCAACACACAAGATATATCATATAACATACTTCCAAAATGAGCTAGATACATGGCCTAATATTCACAAACATTAGCATtattatcaagccattttcgcatggatatatatatatatatatatatatatatatatatatatatatattgatcaAAACAAACCATAtcgaaactagcctatacatgccatatgtcaaAACTACAAACTTTTAAAGTACCAAAATAgagatcgatagtgtgatgatgttCCTGGATGATCCCCGGACTCAAGCTAGCTCTCAAAGTCTATGAAACAATGAAAAGACACAGaaagtaagctttgaaagcttagtaagtcataagcaattaTTTCATTAcgagaacatatataatttgatttgtaATAGGccaaaaatttaactaaactcATACACTTATCCAATCATTTATATCACATAATCCAAATTACCATATTAAGTAGCttcacttaccttatttttCAATGAACATATAAACCACATACGTACCTGAGTCATTTAGCTCAAATTCGCATTTGTACTCGTTTTgtcattgcccgttgaaccattcagaaTCATTAAGGATACTCGaaaacacatatatcacatacaataTCATATCCcatatatggtcttacatgttatcacatatcgatgccactgtcccagacagggtcttacacataatctcatatcgatgccaatgtcccagacatggtcttacacgaaatcattCCTCAGAAATCCTAATGTCATGATGTACGTATCCTAaactattcctatggttcgtacggggctttcGAACATCATAATTCAATTGATTCAAGCTCGAAACAGGTCATTCCATGTTTAATTAAATTCGgcgatatatatacatatcaatacATACAACTCAATTCGgctacatataatatatatacatacatttaaatttaaaacatttaattactCATGAACTTACCTTGTTTTCGGGATAAACGGAATGGATCGACTATTCGATAACATTTGATTTTCTCCGATCTAAATCCGATTTCTttcgttcttgatctatatgcattcaaaattaactcatttattcatcaaatcattcaattcagtccacaAACACATTTGGGCATTtttacactttagcccctaaagttccacatttattcaatttagtccctatttcacaaaatcacaaattacacaaaatttcaatacaccCATGCTTAGCCGAATTTACTAGAGGTCCCTAGTAGCCCAAAACatgtatttatttcacattccaaccactcaatttacacatttcacaatttaattcttaataagcattttttttatcaaaaatcacttaataaaacatgataatctaacatcaaatatttagttttcatcatcaaacaaaaaaaaagattgaatattcatcaatggaatttcacaaaatcatcatcaaattcaaaaattaaagcatgggctagTTAGAATACAAATCACtcaaaaacagaaataaaatgCATACCTAATTGAGTAATCAAAGTGGTCGAATGTAGCTTCAACAAAAAATGGCTTTCTTCTCTTCACAATCAggttgaagaaagaagaaaagatgatacttgtcttttattttaattaattttaactttaattacttatttacttaattaacctttaaatactttaaaattacaCAATATGCCAAGtcattatcatccactaacatactaatggtctaattaccatataaaaatctcacatttaattaatcatagcaaATAAACACTTTAAACAATTAGTatgccacttttgcattttacgcgatttagttattttatcaaattaaacatccaaacgataaaattaaatcacaaaattttcacacatacaTGCTATCATGCtgtaaacacataaaataatattaaaataattttacgactTCAGATTTTTGGTTTcgaaactactattctgatttaacgaaaatcgggctgttacaagtgGCAACCCCAAACATAGCATCCATGTCTGTACAAGTACAACCATTAGCATCCACAAGGAAGTTGTCGTATTCATATGTTTCTGAGAAGTGGTAAACTTGTGGTAAAACAATGTGTTGTGATCACCATAGCGCATCCAATTCACTCGTACCCGTTAGCCCCAAAACAATTCCTCTCTATCAGCTTCCAGATTGAGAGTCAATTTTACCTCGATGATCTCAGCCAAGATGTCATCGAAAGGTTTGGCCTGATGCAATCGAGCCGTAGCCTCTTGAACTAGTCGGCGCTTATATCTATGAAGTGTTCAACCCCAAGTAGACAAAGTAACCTCCAACAAAAGAGTAACAACACAACGATCCAAACGTTCTTGAATGTTAGTGTCCAAAAACTGACCCCATTCCCAAGTGACCAATTCCCCTCAAAACCCAGATCATGAAGCTTACAATTGACCAAAATTGAACGGAAGGCCTCCATCTGTCGATCAAAGCGAAGACGACCCCCTCGCTTTTCAAAAGCATATGCTATCTCGTTGAAATCACCAAGCCACCATCCATGGCAAAGTAGAATTACTCCCTAAATCttgaagaaaatgtcatgagcCAGCGCTTGCTTGTTCTACCGAAGACCCATAAAACCTTATGAATCTCCAACTCATCCCAGTAACATCATCAACAACAACCACATCAATATGGTAACCCGAATAAATCAGATGCAAATGAACCTAATATCCCAATTTCCAACCCAACGAAATGCCACCCTACTACCAAAAGCTGAAATATTTATACCACAAAAAAGCCAAACTGGCGACGCATTTGATCCATCCCCTGAGCGTCAATTTTTGTCTCTATAAGAAAAAGCATCTGGGGATTGTATTTACGCAACATATGCTACACATGTCGAACATTCAGTGGATTCTCCAAACCATGGACATTCCAACTAAATAGAttcatttagaaaatataaaattatatgctCCCATTCTTAACTAATTATTTTGTTCACttagaaaacaattattttgtaaaaaatataaaaacccaaataatAGACATACTTCAAAAATTATCTAACATATCTTTTattaacatttcaaaatatttatcttttattataattataaattaaaatcaactagtacaatgtaaaataaaattacaattacaatcAATACATTCagtaaacaaaggaaaaaagatgATGGTTAAACAGAGAAGGGAGTGAAAATTGAGAAGTGGTTTCAGTTTGAGAGAGTTAGGAGATTATGATGGAGTGTCTACATGAGACTGTGTGAGTTATTTATATGACCCTTTTATAATAGGAATAAACTTAGTTACATGATGGCAATGACAGTAATGTAAAGTCTTAAGATGAGACATGTTAGGGCGATTAGCGATCAATTACGTTAAACCTCCACGTGATTTTCATATAACCTTAGTAAATGTGCATAGTTTATCTGGCTGAGGTTCGCGGACTAACTATGGGTTCACGGTGTTATTGATTCTATTTGAAGATATGTGTTAAGCTCTTTACAAGTAGTCTATGAGATGAGATTCGCATATTATACTGTAAGGTCCGCTATACCAGGTATAACACATTCTTATAACTACAACTAAAATCAATCATTAGTACAAACAAACCTAAAATagaataaacttaaaattagcGTGGAATTAACAAAAATACGGTGAAATAAATGTGCTAAGTGTGACAAAGAACATAAAATATCTTATAAACTTGGGTGGCTAAGATCAGAGGCAGATAAGACTGTTGGTAGAACAATTACTGCTTTAAAACCAGAAATTTGCTTCCCCACAATTTGAAACATATACTCTACATCAAGCCAAACTCTCTCTATCTTCAAACCCCAGGTTTCAGTTTTATCTGAATTGTGCAGTAAGGTTTGTTTTACTTGGTTTATATGATCCGGGGTCTTGATTCTTGCTTTCAAGAAAGtgtttttattgagtttcttttgATTGGtcgtttcatttcatttcaactcTGTGTTGGGTAGTGAGTTTTTTTCAAGCATTAACTCAAACAACAAAACCGAACTCGACTCTGTCTTTGTTCTTGCCTTTCAGAAAGTGTTTTTCTTTACTTCTTTTTGATTGGTTGTTTCATTTGATTTGAATTCTGCGTTGGGTTTTGAGTTTTTCATGGAAAGTTTGTTTCTTTCTGGGTGGGGATCCGTGCTATAAAAgtttgcatttttttataagtttctTTTGCATGTTTTTGGTATATCCAAGAGAAGCTAAAGGAATCTTAATTTCTTGCTTTTATAAGCATTATAACTTGAGAATTGAATATTAGTGTTGAGATCCTGGGCAAGCTAAAAAACTGATTACCTGTAGTTCTTTCCAGTTCTggaaaattaaaccaaatcatgatatatatatatatatatatatataaaaggcaAATTCACTATCTTTTTTTGTATATAGATGACATTTCTTTGAATACAGATCATACAAAGCTTAGAGGATGGGATCGAGTGAATGGAGTCATAGGAGTGACTCGTTTTGGAGCAATGATAATGTGGCAGAAACAGGGTGCCTCTCAATCATTGTTCTTGGTGCCTCTGGTGATCTCGCCAAGAAGAAGACTTTCCCTGCTCTCTTTCATCTTTATTGCCAGGTCAAGTGCTATATATtcattcatatttttcattaaaactgAAATGAAATTGATCTACGTCTCACTTCCTATGGAGTTGTCGGTTGGCTTTGCCGAAAGGTCGAACATGATGCAATTGGATGCTAACCGCGACAGGGGCTGTGTATATGCAGGGCTTTCTACCACCTAATGAGGTGCACATTTTTGGCTATGCAAGGACTAAGATTTCAGATGATGAATTGAGAAACCGCATCCGCGGGTGAGACATGGATCCTCTCCTTCAAAAAGAATAAATCTACGTCTACAGTTCACTCTTTGGTCCATAAATGTCGCTCATTGTTGTTTTACTTTATGATGAATGATACAAAATCACAAATGATAGGTTTGACTGACATTTTAATTGAACCCGCAGATATCTTCTCGGTGAGAGAAGCAGTTCACCCTCTGAAGATGTGTCAGAGTTTTTGAAGCTTGTCAGTACAGCGCTCTAGCCATATGTTTACCACACTTCAATCCTATATTTGCATGTTAGTTTTATCAAGCAATTGCAATTATATGTAGGTTAAATATGTAAGTGGGTCATATGATTCTGCTGAGGGCTTTCAACTGTTAGACAAGGAaattgcaatgcatgaaatCTCGAAAAGTAGTCAAGAAGTGTCATGTCGGAGACTCTTTTATCTCGCACTTCCACCATCGGTATATCCATCGGTTTGCAGGATGATCAGGAAATATTGCATGAACAAATGTACGTACTTCTGTTCCAAGACCAACAGTGCTTGAATGCATCATTATAGATTATTTCTTGGGACTATGAATGTTGTTCTCACTTGCTTCACATTTGTTTCATATTTCAATGGATTTGATTACAAGATATAAGATATTTTCCAGCTGATCTTGGTGGATGGACTCGGGTGGTTGTTGAAAAACCATTTGGAAAAGATTTGGACTCTGCCGAGCTACTGAGTTCCCAGATCGGAGAGTTGTTTGATGAACCTCAAATTTACCGTATCGATCactatttgggaaaggaatTGGTCCAGAATCTggtaataaacatgtaaatagGTGCTTGTATTTCTTGATTTCTTTAGCAGCTCTGCTCATATCTGGCTTTATGGCACTTGCAGTTGGTGCTTCGTTTTGCTAATCGCTTCTTCTTGCCCCTTTGGAATCGTGACAACATTGATAATGTACAGGTGAGGATCCTCCTTTGTGGATGTTTAAACATTCGAAGATGCTATGGCGAAGGTTTGATTGGTTTAGGATATGCTTCTTAGGCAACAAGTTTCATCAGTATATGCTGATTTTCActttaaaaagggaaaattgttAAAAGCCATGCTAAGCTGAAAGAGCTTTGCTAATTGTCAAGTTATAATATTGCTTTGATATTAATCCCTatgttctttgtttcttttggcAGATTGTGTTCAGGGAGGATTTTGGAACTGAAGGTCGTGGTGGATATTTTGATGAATACGGGTATGCTTCATAGCACTTATTTCAGATCCTTATGGTATTAGAAAATGCATGAAGAACCATGCACCTCAGCTAGGCGTATCTGCACTCTtagttctttttccttttgtgCTCTTTCTGCAGAATCATCCGTGATATTATCCAAAACCATCTGTTGCAGGTAAGGTCATTACTAACCTCAACTAGATATCATATGGTTAAAATGAAGCCTAACAAGTTGGCAAGAACATGCTATGCACCATTAGCCTACTTCCCTTATTAATCGAGTTCATAACGACTACAGGTTTTTTGTCTTGTGGCTATGGAGAAGCCTGTCTCTCTCAAACCCGAGCACATTCGTGATGAGAAAGTGAAGGTGCACTTTTTTCCCCTCTCTCCAGACTTTAGGAATTGCCATATACTTAACAGACCGATGTTTTGAGAatccattaaaaaatatatggttGAGATTCTCGAAACTTCGAGTTTAGGTACTCTTAAGTCAGTGCTTTCTTTATCATAGATGCTTATTATCATATAAAATCCAGGTTCTTCAATCCGTACTCCCAATTAAAGATGAAGAGGTTGTACTCGGACAATATGAAGGTTACCGAGATGATCCAACAGTTCCTGACCAATCAAATACCCCAACATTTGCTACTGTTATCCTCCGTATACACAATGAAAGATGGGAAGGTAGCATAATTACATCTTTTCATTACTGTTGTTTGTTTTACGTGCTTCTTCATTGAGTTGCTAATTTCACTCATTGATGTGTTTCAGGTGTTCCATTTATACTAAAGGCAGGGAAAGCATTGAATTCAAGAAAGGCAGAGATACGTGTTCAATTTAAGGATGTTCCTGGTGATATATTCAAATGTATGACAATTGGCATATAAGATTCTTTATAATTCCACTTATGGATTACTTGTTTATCATTGGCCTCCAACCCTTTTCTTTATTAACTCTTTTCAAGTattctgacattttaacaaGCTTGTTGCTGGAATTGACTTCTTTATTTAGGTGAAAAGCAAGGGAgaaatgagtttgtcatacgGCTGCAACCTTCTGAAGCGATGTACATGAAGCTAACAGTGAGTTGGCTAATCTTATTGTCTCCATCTGAAAGGCTATGATCAGAGCTATAGTTTCTATGAATGTTGTTTTCACGCTTGTAGACTTTCCTTCATGCTTCAACATGTATAGTTCCAGATTATTTTCCATTTAAGCTTGAAAACCGGTTGCAACATCTTTGCGCCTTAAAACTGATTTGCATTTTCTCTATAATGCAGGTGAAGCAGCCTGGTCTGGAGATGTCAACAGTGCAAAGTGAACTAGACTTGTCATACAAGCAACGCTATCAAGGTGTTATGATCCCAGAGGCTTATGAACGTCTTATTCTTGACACGTATGGTCCTTGCCCTTCCTGATTcttgaaatattattattcg
The sequence above is a segment of the Gossypium raimondii isolate GPD5lz chromosome 4, ASM2569854v1, whole genome shotgun sequence genome. Coding sequences within it:
- the LOC105780574 gene encoding glucose-6-phosphate 1-dehydrogenase, cytoplasmic isoform isoform X1 codes for the protein MGSSEWSHRSDSFWSNDNVAETGCLSIIVLGASGDLAKKKTFPALFHLYCQGFLPPNEVHIFGYARTKISDDELRNRIRGYLLGERSSSPSEDVSEFLKLVKYVSGSYDSAEGFQLLDKEIAMHEISKSSQEVSCRRLFYLALPPSVYPSVCRMIRKYCMNKYIRYFPADLGGWTRVVVEKPFGKDLDSAELLSSQIGELFDEPQIYRIDHYLGKELVQNLLVLRFANRFFLPLWNRDNIDNVQIVFREDFGTEGRGGYFDEYGIIRDIIQNHLLQVFCLVAMEKPVSLKPEHIRDEKVKVLQSVLPIKDEEVVLGQYEGYRDDPTVPDQSNTPTFATVILRIHNERWEGVPFILKAGKALNSRKAEIRVQFKDVPGDIFKCEKQGRNEFVIRLQPSEAMYMKLTVKQPGLEMSTVQSELDLSYKQRYQGVMIPEAYERLILDTIRCDQQHFVRRDELKAAWEIFTPLLHRIDNGEMKPTPYQQGSRGPTEADELSAKAGYVQTHGYIWALPPYRNLL
- the LOC105780574 gene encoding glucose-6-phosphate 1-dehydrogenase, cytoplasmic isoform isoform X2, which codes for MGSSEWSHRSDSFWSNDNVAETGCLSIIVLGASGDLAKKKTFPALFHLYCQGFLPPNEVHIFGYARTKISDDELRNRIRGYLLGERSSSPSEDVSEFLKLVKYVSGSYDSAEGFQLLDKEIAMHEISKSSQEVSCRRLFYLALPPSVYPSVCRMIRKYCMNKSDLGGWTRVVVEKPFGKDLDSAELLSSQIGELFDEPQIYRIDHYLGKELVQNLLVLRFANRFFLPLWNRDNIDNVQIVFREDFGTEGRGGYFDEYGIIRDIIQNHLLQVFCLVAMEKPVSLKPEHIRDEKVKVLQSVLPIKDEEVVLGQYEGYRDDPTVPDQSNTPTFATVILRIHNERWEGVPFILKAGKALNSRKAEIRVQFKDVPGDIFKCEKQGRNEFVIRLQPSEAMYMKLTVKQPGLEMSTVQSELDLSYKQRYQGVMIPEAYERLILDTIRCDQQHFVRRDELKAAWEIFTPLLHRIDNGEMKPTPYQQGSRGPTEADELSAKAGYVQTHGYIWALPPYRNLL